In Prionailurus viverrinus isolate Anna chromosome C2, UM_Priviv_1.0, whole genome shotgun sequence, one DNA window encodes the following:
- the CD200 gene encoding OX-2 membrane glycoprotein isoform X1 encodes MERLVFVGLFCHLSAYRLIWFFTAVRLCRAAQVVTQDEEELLNTPASLRCSLQNSEEVLIVTWQKIKAVSPENMVTFSKNHGVVVQPAYKDKINITQLELKNSTITFWNTTLEDEGCYKCLFNTFGSGKISGKACLTLSVQPTVFLHYKFFEDHVNITCSANARPAPVISWKVSGSGIENSTEILSHPNGTTSVTSVLQVKDPKSQVGKEVICQVLHLGTMTSVRQTLDKGFWFSVPLLLSIVSLVILLVLISILLYWKRRRNQDREP; translated from the exons GTGTTCGTTGGGCTCTTCTGTCATCTGTCTGCCTACAGACTGATTTGGTTCTTCACAGCAGTGAGGCTCTGCAGGGCAGCCCAAG TGGTGACCCAAGATGAAGAAGAGCTGCTGAACACACCTGCTTCCTTAAGATGCTCTCTGCAAAATTCCGAGGAAGTCTTGATTGTGACATGGCAGAAAATCAAGGCTGTAAGCCCAGAAAACATGGTCACCTTCAGCAAGAACCATGGGGTTGTAGTCCAACCTGCCTATAAGGACAAGATAAACATCACCcagctggaactcaagaactcAACCATTACGTTCTGGAATACCACCCTGGAGGATGAAGGGTGTTACAAGTGCCTCTTCAATACTTTTGGTTCCGGGAAGATCTCAGGAAAAGCCTGCCTCACCCTCTCTG tacagcccacagtgttccttcactaTAAATTTTTCGAAGACCACGTAAATATCACTTGCTCTGCCAATGCCCGCCCAGCCCCTGTGATCTCCTGGAAGGTCTCTGGGTCAGGGATTGAAAACAGTACTGAGATTCTCTCACACCCCAATGGGACCACGTCTGTCACGAGTGTCCTCCAGGTCAAAGACCCCAAGAGCCAGGTGGGGAAGGAGGTAATCTGCCAGGTGCTACACCTGGGGACTATGACCAGCGTCAGGCAAACTTTGGACAAAG GCTTTTGGTTTTCAGTTCCACTATTGTTAAGTATTGTTTCCCTGGTCATTCTCCTGGTCTTAATCTCAATCTTATTATACTGGAAACGTCGTCGGAACCAAGACCGAG AGCCCTAG
- the CD200 gene encoding OX-2 membrane glycoprotein isoform X3, with amino-acid sequence MKGVTSASSILLVPGRSQEKPASPSLPTVFLHYKFFEDHVNITCSANARPAPVISWKVSGSGIENSTEILSHPNGTTSVTSVLQVKDPKSQVGKEVICQVLHLGTMTSVRQTLDKGFWFSVPLLLSIVSLVILLVLISILLYWKRRRNQDREP; translated from the exons ATGAAGGGTGTTACAAGTGCCTCTTCAATACTTTTGGTTCCGGGAAGATCTCAGGAAAAGCCTGCCTCACCCTCTCTG cccacagtgttccttcactaTAAATTTTTCGAAGACCACGTAAATATCACTTGCTCTGCCAATGCCCGCCCAGCCCCTGTGATCTCCTGGAAGGTCTCTGGGTCAGGGATTGAAAACAGTACTGAGATTCTCTCACACCCCAATGGGACCACGTCTGTCACGAGTGTCCTCCAGGTCAAAGACCCCAAGAGCCAGGTGGGGAAGGAGGTAATCTGCCAGGTGCTACACCTGGGGACTATGACCAGCGTCAGGCAAACTTTGGACAAAG GCTTTTGGTTTTCAGTTCCACTATTGTTAAGTATTGTTTCCCTGGTCATTCTCCTGGTCTTAATCTCAATCTTATTATACTGGAAACGTCGTCGGAACCAAGACCGAG AGCCCTAG
- the CD200 gene encoding OX-2 membrane glycoprotein isoform X2: MVTFSKNHGVVVQPAYKDKINITQLELKNSTITFWNTTLEDEGCYKCLFNTFGSGKISGKACLTLSVQPTVFLHYKFFEDHVNITCSANARPAPVISWKVSGSGIENSTEILSHPNGTTSVTSVLQVKDPKSQVGKEVICQVLHLGTMTSVRQTLDKGFWFSVPLLLSIVSLVILLVLISILLYWKRRRNQDREP; encoded by the exons ATGGTCACCTTCAGCAAGAACCATGGGGTTGTAGTCCAACCTGCCTATAAGGACAAGATAAACATCACCcagctggaactcaagaactcAACCATTACGTTCTGGAATACCACCCTGGAGGATGAAGGGTGTTACAAGTGCCTCTTCAATACTTTTGGTTCCGGGAAGATCTCAGGAAAAGCCTGCCTCACCCTCTCTG tacagcccacagtgttccttcactaTAAATTTTTCGAAGACCACGTAAATATCACTTGCTCTGCCAATGCCCGCCCAGCCCCTGTGATCTCCTGGAAGGTCTCTGGGTCAGGGATTGAAAACAGTACTGAGATTCTCTCACACCCCAATGGGACCACGTCTGTCACGAGTGTCCTCCAGGTCAAAGACCCCAAGAGCCAGGTGGGGAAGGAGGTAATCTGCCAGGTGCTACACCTGGGGACTATGACCAGCGTCAGGCAAACTTTGGACAAAG GCTTTTGGTTTTCAGTTCCACTATTGTTAAGTATTGTTTCCCTGGTCATTCTCCTGGTCTTAATCTCAATCTTATTATACTGGAAACGTCGTCGGAACCAAGACCGAG AGCCCTAG